One region of Vitis vinifera cultivar Pinot Noir 40024 chromosome 1, ASM3070453v1 genomic DNA includes:
- the LOC100267987 gene encoding E3 ubiquitin-protein ligase RGLG2 gives MGGKSSKRRSGREYPSFESSSFNHHGYSQSQPYEEAYPAQPYHTPQHHSPPPPRYYSGAQTPHRHPQLDRRYSRIADNYNSLDQVTAALAQAGLESSNLIVGIDFTKSNEWTGSRSFNRKSLHHIGRGQNPYEQAISIIGKTLSAFDEDNLIPCFGFGDASTHDQDIFSFYQDERPCNGFEEVLMRYRELVPSLRLAGPTSFAPIIEMASTIVEKSGGQYHVLLIIADGQVTRSVDTQHGQLSSQEQKTIDAIVKASKYPLSIILVGVGDGPWDVMREFDDNIPARAFDNFQFVNFTEIMSKNVDSSRTQTEFALAALMEIPSQYKATIDLNTLGVRRGNAPTRVALPPPQYGTPSFSSSSKPYHSNSFQKSAESYPEYEAAVSTGPSSNSLYDNKVCPICLSNPKDMAFGCGHQTCCECGVDLNSCPICRSPIQTRIKLYQ, from the exons ATGGGAGGGAAAAGTTCGAAACGGCGGAGTGGGAGAGAATATCCATCGTTTGAATCGTCTTCATTCAACCACCATGGTTACTCACAGTCACAGCCTTATGAGGAGGCCTATCCAGCCCAGCCATACCACACGCCGCAGCACCACAGCCCTCCTCCACCTCGCTACTACAGCGGTGCTCAAACTCCTCACCGGCACCCCCAATTGGACCGGCGTTACTCCAGGATAGCTGATAATTATAATAGCTTGGATCAG GTTACTGCTGCTCTTGCTCAAGCTGGCCTTGAGTCTTCTAACCTCATTGTTGGTATTGACTTCACCAAGAGTAATGAGTGGACAG GTTCCAGGTCATTCAATAGGAAGAGCTTACATCACATTGGAAGGGGTCAAAATCCATATGAGCAAGCAATAAGTATTATTGGGAAGACCTTATCTGCATTTGATGAGGATAACTTGATTCCCTGCTTTGGATTTGGAGATG CCTCAACACACGATCAAGACATCTTCAGTTTCTACCAGGACGAGAGGCCCTGCAATGGATTTGAAGAAGTACTGATGAGATACAGAGAATTGGTTCCCAGCCTTCGACTTGCAG GACCCACCTCTTTTGCACCCATCATTGAAATGGCCTCGACCATTGTTGAGAAAAGTGGTGGCCAATACCATGTTTTGCTGATAATCGCTGATGGACAG GTGACACGAAGCGTTGATACACAGCATGGCCAGCTCAGCTCTCAAGAGCAAAAGACGATCGACGCAATTGTAAAAGCAAG TAAGTACCCCTTGTCAATAATTTTGGTTGGGGTTGGAGATGGGCCTTGGGATGTGATGAGGGAGTTCGATGACAACATCCCTGCTCGTGCCTTCGATAATTTCCAG TTCGTGAATTTTACAGAAATTATGTCAAAGAATGTTGATTCATCGAGAACACAGACAGAGTTTGCTCTTGCAGCCTTGATGGAAATTCCTTCCCAATATAAAGCAACTATTGATCTCAATACACTGGG TGTAAGGAGAGGGAATGCTCCTACTAGGGTTGCTCTCCCCCCACCCCAGTATGGAACACCTTCTTTCAGCAGCAGCTCAAAACCTTACCACTCGAACAGTTTCCAAAAAAGCGCTGAGTCTTATCCTGAATATGAGGCAGCAGTCAGCACAGGCCCATCTTCTAATTCTCTTTATGATAACAAG GTTTGCCCCATTTGTCTCAGTAATCCAAAGGATATGGCTTTTGGTTGTGGTCATCAG ACTTGCTGTGAGTGTGGAGTAGACCTCAATTCATGCCCCATTTGCCGAAGCCCGATCCAGACTAGAATAAAGCTGTATCAATAA